In a genomic window of Leisingera caerulea DSM 24564:
- the xdhA gene encoding xanthine dehydrogenase small subunit — protein sequence MALTFRLNGETVRITDASPSVTLLDWLREEKGLTGTKEGCNEGDCGACTVMVTDSRGSKALNACILFLPQLQGKSVRTVEGASGPDGSLHPVQQAMVDHHGSQCGFCTPGFIMSMVTAHANGATDFDDQLAGNLCRCTGYAPIIRAAEAAKDDPVPDWIAQEGSFIWPEISRGEAAGRGAEPPSGKQAAAPPLLPASSDELAELYSAHPEATLIAGATDVGLWVTKQLRHLPQMIFLGGCDDLKGIEVTDSAVRIGAMADMNALRDAMDPLHPSFAEMLRRFASQQIRAAATIGGNIANGSPIGDTPPALIALGATLHLRKGGDRRELPLEDFFLDYGKQDRQPGEFVEAVSFPRQPDALKVYKLSKRFDQDISAVLGAFNVTLMNGKVSAARIAFGGMAGIPKRAAHVEAALAGQPWTEATIGAAAKAFDQDFTPMSDMRASAEYRLETARNMLTRYFADLNGQPVSVLEVRP from the coding sequence ATGGCACTCACCTTTCGTCTGAACGGTGAAACGGTCCGCATCACGGACGCAAGCCCATCAGTAACGCTGCTGGACTGGCTGCGCGAAGAAAAGGGCCTCACCGGCACCAAAGAAGGCTGCAACGAAGGCGATTGCGGCGCCTGCACTGTCATGGTCACCGATTCACGTGGATCCAAGGCCTTGAACGCCTGCATCCTGTTCCTGCCGCAGCTGCAGGGCAAGTCGGTGCGCACCGTCGAAGGTGCCTCCGGCCCGGACGGCAGCCTGCACCCGGTGCAGCAGGCCATGGTCGATCACCACGGCAGCCAATGCGGCTTCTGCACCCCCGGTTTCATCATGTCGATGGTCACCGCCCACGCCAACGGCGCCACGGATTTCGACGACCAGCTGGCAGGCAACCTCTGCCGCTGCACCGGCTACGCTCCGATCATCCGCGCCGCCGAGGCCGCAAAAGACGACCCCGTTCCCGACTGGATCGCCCAAGAAGGATCCTTCATCTGGCCGGAAATATCCCGGGGGGAGGCCGCAGGCCGGGGGGCAGAGCCCCCTTCCGGCAAACAGGCGGCAGCGCCCCCGCTCCTGCCAGCCTCATCCGACGAACTCGCCGAACTCTACAGCGCCCACCCCGAGGCCACCCTGATTGCAGGCGCCACCGATGTGGGCCTCTGGGTCACCAAGCAGCTCCGCCACCTGCCGCAGATGATCTTCCTCGGCGGCTGCGATGACCTGAAGGGCATTGAGGTCACGGACAGCGCCGTCCGCATCGGCGCCATGGCCGACATGAACGCCCTGCGCGACGCGATGGATCCGCTGCACCCGTCTTTCGCCGAAATGCTGCGCCGCTTTGCCTCCCAGCAGATCCGCGCCGCCGCCACCATCGGCGGCAATATCGCCAACGGTTCCCCCATCGGCGACACCCCGCCCGCGCTGATTGCCCTCGGCGCAACCCTGCATCTGCGCAAGGGCGGCGACCGCCGGGAACTGCCGCTGGAGGATTTCTTCCTCGACTACGGCAAGCAGGACCGCCAGCCGGGTGAGTTCGTCGAGGCCGTCAGTTTCCCGCGCCAGCCCGACGCCCTGAAGGTCTACAAGCTGTCGAAACGCTTTGACCAGGATATCTCCGCCGTCCTCGGCGCCTTCAACGTGACCCTGATGAACGGCAAGGTCTCCGCCGCCCGCATCGCCTTTGGCGGCATGGCCGGCATTCCGAAACGCGCCGCACACGTCGAGGCGGCCCTGGCTGGCCAGCCCTGGACCGAAGCCACGATCGGTGCCGCCGCCAAGGCCTTTGATCAGGACTTCACCCCGATGTCCGACATGCGCGCCTCTGCCGAATACCGGCTGGAAACCGCGCGCAATATGCTGACCCGCTATTTCGCCGACCTGAACGGCCAGCCGGTCTCGGTGCTGGAGGTGCGGCCATGA
- the xdhB gene encoding xanthine dehydrogenase molybdopterin binding subunit, whose protein sequence is MSVSKPLPHDSARLHVTGAARYTDDIPSPHGTLHLAFGVSPIARGHITGMDLSEVQNSPGVVAVLTAKGLPFANDVSPSIHDEPLLAAGTVNYVGQPVFVVVADSHLNARIAARKGKVDYQEEPALLTLDAALAADSRFEEGPRIYRKGDAAAAIDAAPHTVEGTFELGGQEHFYLEGQAAMALPQEDGGMHVHSSTQHPTEIQHKVAEAIGLLMHAVRVETRRMGGGFGGKESQGNALAVACAVAARLTGKPCKMRYDRDDDMVITGKRHAFRISYRAGFGEDGRLQGVEFLHLVDCGWAQDLSLPVADRAMLHADNAYLIPNIRIESHRLRTNRQSATAYRGFGGPQGMVGIERVMDHIAHDLGMDPAELRQRNYYAPMQSPDAPAGEPQDTSGQPLDPDADLASRGAPVQPAKTSLPPKDVQTTPYHMPVEDFILHDLTAQLLKSSDYAARKADIAKWNQGQTHLKRGIAFSPVKFGISFTLTHLNQAGALVHVYQDGSVHLNHGGTEMGQGLFQKVAQVAASRFGIPLEKVNITASDTGKVPNTSATAASSGSDLNGMAVKAACDTLRSRMAEHLALQHQASPGDVVFDNGMVRIGQDEMTFEKAAMTCYQGRVSLSATGFYKTPKVEWDRIKGQGRPFYYFAYGAAVTEVAVDALTGENRILRADILHDAGASLNPGIDIGQIEGGYVQGAGWLTTEELVWDDTGRLRTHAPSTYKIPACSDRPDVFNVNLFDGQNREDTIYRSKAVGEPPFMLGISAWLALSDAVAAFGEAYPALNAPATAEEVWRAVRRVRDGI, encoded by the coding sequence ATGAGTGTCAGCAAACCCCTCCCCCATGACTCCGCCCGGCTGCATGTAACCGGCGCGGCCCGTTATACCGATGACATCCCCAGCCCCCACGGCACGCTGCATCTGGCCTTCGGCGTTTCCCCTATTGCCCGCGGCCATATCACTGGCATGGACCTGAGCGAAGTGCAGAACAGCCCCGGCGTGGTGGCGGTGCTGACTGCCAAGGGGCTGCCTTTTGCCAATGACGTCTCCCCCTCGATCCATGACGAGCCGCTGCTGGCGGCGGGTACCGTCAACTATGTTGGCCAGCCGGTGTTTGTGGTGGTGGCCGACAGCCATCTGAATGCCCGCATCGCCGCCCGCAAGGGCAAGGTCGACTATCAGGAAGAACCTGCCCTCCTAACCCTTGACGCCGCGCTGGCCGCCGACAGCCGTTTCGAGGAAGGCCCGCGCATCTACCGCAAAGGCGACGCTGCTGCCGCCATTGATGCCGCCCCGCACACCGTCGAGGGCACGTTTGAACTGGGCGGGCAGGAGCACTTCTATCTCGAAGGCCAGGCGGCCATGGCGCTGCCGCAGGAGGATGGCGGCATGCACGTCCACTCCTCCACCCAGCACCCGACCGAGATTCAGCACAAGGTGGCAGAGGCGATCGGCCTGCTGATGCACGCCGTCCGGGTCGAGACCCGCCGCATGGGCGGCGGCTTTGGCGGCAAGGAAAGCCAGGGCAACGCGCTGGCCGTCGCCTGCGCCGTCGCTGCCCGGCTGACCGGCAAGCCCTGCAAGATGCGCTATGACCGCGACGACGACATGGTGATCACCGGCAAGCGCCACGCCTTCCGCATCTCCTACCGTGCGGGATTCGGCGAGGACGGCCGCCTGCAAGGCGTCGAGTTCCTGCATCTGGTGGATTGCGGCTGGGCGCAGGACCTGTCGCTGCCGGTCGCTGACCGCGCCATGCTGCACGCCGACAACGCTTACCTCATCCCCAATATCCGCATCGAAAGCCACCGCCTGCGCACCAACCGGCAAAGCGCCACCGCCTACCGCGGCTTTGGCGGCCCGCAGGGCATGGTGGGGATCGAACGGGTGATGGACCATATCGCGCATGACCTGGGGATGGACCCGGCTGAGCTGCGGCAGCGCAACTACTACGCGCCGATGCAATCACCAGACGCGCCCGCAGGCGAACCGCAGGACACCTCCGGCCAGCCGCTGGACCCGGACGCCGATCTCGCCTCCCGCGGCGCACCAGTGCAGCCCGCCAAAACCAGCCTGCCGCCCAAGGACGTGCAGACCACGCCCTACCACATGCCGGTCGAGGACTTTATCCTGCACGATCTGACCGCGCAGCTGCTGAAATCCTCGGACTACGCGGCGCGCAAGGCGGACATTGCCAAGTGGAACCAAGGCCAGACCCACCTGAAGCGGGGCATCGCCTTTTCGCCGGTGAAGTTCGGGATTTCTTTCACCCTGACACATCTCAACCAGGCCGGCGCGCTGGTGCATGTCTACCAGGACGGCTCGGTGCATCTGAACCATGGCGGCACCGAGATGGGCCAGGGGCTGTTCCAGAAGGTGGCGCAGGTCGCCGCCAGCCGCTTTGGCATCCCGCTGGAGAAGGTGAATATCACTGCCAGCGACACCGGCAAGGTGCCCAACACCTCGGCCACCGCCGCCTCCTCCGGCTCGGACCTGAACGGCATGGCAGTCAAGGCCGCCTGCGACACCCTGCGCAGCCGCATGGCCGAGCATCTGGCACTGCAGCATCAGGCAAGCCCCGGCGACGTGGTTTTTGATAACGGCATGGTGCGGATCGGCCAGGATGAGATGACATTCGAAAAGGCCGCCATGACCTGCTACCAGGGCCGCGTCAGCCTGTCGGCCACCGGGTTCTACAAGACGCCCAAGGTCGAATGGGACCGGATCAAGGGCCAGGGCCGCCCGTTCTACTACTTCGCCTACGGCGCCGCGGTGACAGAGGTGGCGGTGGATGCGCTCACCGGCGAGAACCGCATCCTGCGCGCCGACATCCTGCATGACGCCGGCGCCTCGCTGAACCCGGGCATCGACATCGGCCAGATCGAGGGCGGCTATGTCCAGGGCGCGGGCTGGCTGACGACCGAAGAACTGGTCTGGGACGATACAGGCCGCCTGCGCACACATGCGCCCTCCACCTACAAGATCCCCGCCTGCTCCGACCGGCCGGATGTGTTCAACGTGAATCTTTTCGACGGCCAGAACCG